The Actinomycetota bacterium sequence GAGTTCGAAGTGCAGCATAGCGATGCCGCAGTCGAGCCGGCGGGCGGGCGCGAGCGGCATGTCACGCCCGGCAGACGAGACCTCCACGGCGCCGTCCGTGCCGAGCGCGAACCTCCACGGCTGACGGTTGACCGCCGACGGCGCCACCTGCGCCGCACGCAGCCCGGCCTGCGCCCACGCGGGCCAGGCTGGATGGCCAGGCGCGATCTCGTCGAGCGGGCGGCGGCGCTTCTCGCGCCCGGGGTGGT is a genomic window containing:
- a CDS encoding nitroreductase; its protein translation is HPGREKRRRPLDEIAPGHPAWPAWAQAGLRAAQVAPSAVNRQPWRFALGTDGAVEVSSAGRDMPLAPARRLDCGIAMLHFELGARGAGCAGVWEPLAGVAVARWVPTRI